From the genome of Streptomyces sp. S4.7:
GAGGACGGCGGGCAGGCGGGCGAGCCGGGGGCCGGATAGCCTGCGCATCGGGAAGGTCACCGGCCAAGCGTAGACGGGGGCTACAGGTGCACGACCGGGCAGGTCAGGGTGCGGGTGATGCCGTCCACTTGCTGGACCTTGGCGACCACCATGCGGCCGAGGTCGTCCACGGTGTCGGACTGGGCACGCACGATCACGTCATAGGGACCGGTGACGTCCTCGGCCTGTATCACTCCAGGGATCTTCGCGATGGTCTCGGCGACGATTGTCGCCTTGCCCACCTCGGTCTGAATAAGGATGTACGCCTGTACCACGGAACCTCCAGGGCGGCCACGAGGATCTTGTGGGGGGAAGGGACGCCACGTTATCGCGTCACCCAGTGCCGCGGGGAGACCCGCGCGTACTGCGGCACCGGCGGCGTGATGTACCGGGCAGTGAAGTTGACGTACAGCTCGGCCGGCTCCGCCGGCCGCACGACGAGAGGTGGGACTCGGTGAAGGGCACCGTGGGCGAGTTGGGGGAGTTCGGACTCATCAGGGAGCTCACTTCCCGGCTCACCACCACTCCGGCGGTCCGGCTCGGGCCGGGCGACGACGCCGCGGTGGTGGCCGCACCCGACCGCAAGGTCGTGGCGAGTACGGACATCCTCCTTGAAGGGCGGCACTTCCGCCGCGACTGGTCGACCGCCTACGACGTGGGGAGGAAGGCCGCCGCGCAGAATCTCGCCGACATCGCGGCGATGGGGGCGGTCCCGACCGCGCTGCTGCTCGGCCTGGTCGTCCCGGCCGAACTCCCGGTCACCTGGCCCACCGAGCTGATGGACGGAATCCGCGACGAGTGCCAGGTCGCGGGCGCCGCGGTGGTCGGCGGCGACGTCGTACGGGGCGAGACGATCACCCTCGCGATCACCGCGCTCGGCGACCTGCGCAACCACGAGCCGGTGACGAGGTCGGGCGCGCAGCCGGGCGATGTCGTCGCGTACACCGGCTGGTTGGGCTGGTCGGCGGCCGGACACGCGGTGCTGTCGCGCGGATTCCGGTCACCCCGTGCCTTCGTCGAGGCGCACCGGCGTCCGGAACCGCCGTACCACGCGGGGCCAGCGGCGGCGGGGCTCGGCGCCACGGCGATGACGGACGTGAGCGACGGCCTCGTGGCCGACCTCGGACACATCGCCGACGCCAGCAAGGTCCGTATCGATCTGCGGTCGGGGCTCATCGACATTCCCTCGCAGATGAACGACATCGGGCAGGCGGTGGGGGTGGACCCGCTCCAGTGGGTGCTGACCGGGGGAGAGGACCACGCGATCGTCGCGACGTTCCCGCCGGACGCCAAGCTGCCCGCGAGGTGGAAGGTGATCGGCGAGGTCCTCAACCCGTCGGCGCTGCCACAGGTGACGGTCGACGGGGCGCCGTGGACGAGCAAGGGCGGCTGGGACCACTTCGGGGACACGGCGTGAGGCCTGGTCCGGCGGGCCAGTAGATTCGGGGGCATGGCCATATCACCCGAGTCCGCCGCGTTCTCCGGGCCCGCCCGCGTGCCCGCCCGTGTTCTCACCGTCGCCGGGTCCGACTCCGGTGGCGGTGCGGGAATCCAGGCGGACCTCAAGACCATGCTGGCGTTCGGCGTGCACGGCATGAGCGTGCTCACGGCCGTCACCGCGCAGAACTCCCGCGGCGTGCAAGGCGTTTGGGAACAGCCCGTGGATGCGGTGCGGGCCCAGTACCGCAGTGTCGTGGACGACATCGGCGTCCAGGCGGTGAAGACCGGCATGCTCTCGTCGGCGGCGCTGGTGGATACCGTCGCCGAACTCCTCGCCGGGACCGATGTTCCGGCGGTGGTCGATCCGGTCGGGGTCTCCAAGCACGGGGACCCGCTGCTGGCGGTATCCGCGCTGGACTCCGTACGGAAGCGGCTGCTGCCGACGGCGACCGTCGCCACGCCCAACCTCGACGAGGTCGCGCAGCTGACCGGTGTGGAGGTGCGGGACGAGGCGGGGATGCCGCGCGCCGCCGCCGCCGTACTGGCCTTCGGGCCCCGCTGGGTGCTGATCAAGGGCGGGCATCTGCCGGGGGACGCCGTGGACCTGCTGACGGACGGCAGCGAGGAGCACTGGCTGCGCGCACCGCGCCACGACAACCGTCACACGCACGGGACCGGCTGCACGCTCGCCGCCGCGATCGCGGCGGGGCTGGGGACGGGGCAGGGGGTCGTGGAGGCCGTCGTCGCCGCGAAGCGGTACGTGACGGGGGCGATCGCCGCGGGCTTTCCGCTGGGCGGCGGTATCGGCCCCGTGGACCACGCCTGGCGCTTCCGCTGAGCCTCGCGGCGTGACACTGATCGGCGTTGCCAAGCGCTCAACTCCGCGAACACGGTGCGGCAGTTGGGCACGGCGCGGTACGGCGCGGTACGGGTACGGGTACGGGTACGGCAAAAAGCCGGTCCACCGAGGTGGACCGGCTTCCAAGGCAACCGCAGGGGCTGCGCTACGACGAGAACGTCAGCGCGAGACCTTGCCGGCCTTGATGCACGATGTGCAGACGTTGAGCCGCTTCGGCGTCCGACCGACCACGGCACGCACGCGCTGGATGTTCGGGTTCCAGCGACGGGACGTACGGCGGTGCGAGTGCGAAATGTTGTTGCCGAAGCCCGGCCCCTTGCCGCAGACGTCGCAGTTGGCAGCCACGGGTCACTCCAAAGACTTCAGATGCACTTACGGTGAATTCCGGCGCGGCAGAATCATTGACTGATGTCGGCTGTGCCGGGGGAGAAGGCCCGACTCTCGACGGGCAACCGGAGGAGCATACAACGCCCGATCCGGTTGAACGAAACTACCATGTCCGGACCCGCCCTCGTCCCGCCCCCTCTCCCACCTGCCACTACGGTGCGGGCGGACTACCCTGCGGTGCAGTTCGCAGCCCCAGGCCGCCAAGGAGGACCCCCAGGTGCCGCAGACCCTCGACGCCGCAGCGGTACGTACCTGGTGCTCGCTGTCGCTGGACGCCCTGGGCCGGGACCGCGAGGAGATCGACGCGATCAACGTCTATCCGGTCGCCGACGGGGACACCGGCACCAATCTCTATCTGACGGTGGAGTCCGCCGTGCAGGCCGTCGAGGCCGTCTTCGACGCGCACGCGACGGGGACCTCCGTACCCGACCTGCCCGATGCCGTACGGGCCATGGCGCACGGGGCACTGATCGGGGCGCGGGGGAACTCCGGCACGATCCTGGCGCAACTGCTGCGGGGCATGGCCGAGGTGCTGGGCGAGGACGCGGCCGGCGCCGGTGCGGGGACCGGGGCCGGGGCGGAGGACGGCGGCGATCATCTGGCCAGGGCGCTGCGCAGGGCGGCCCAGCTGGCGCGCGAGGCCGTCGCGCACCCGGTCGAGGGGACGATTCTCACGGTGGCCGCCGCCGCCGCGGACGCCGCCGCGCGTACGGCGAGCGACGGGGCGGGCGGCGACGGTGCGGCGTACGGCAGCGGCGCGGCCGTCCACGCCGCGTACGCCGGAGCCCGCGTCGCGCTCGACGCGACACCGGGCCAGCTCGCCGTCCTCGGTCGCGCCGGAGTCGTGGACGCCGGCGGAAGGGGCCTGCTCGCCGTCCTCGCCGCACTCGTGGAGGCCGTCACGGGCGACGCCCCGGCCCGTGTCGCACCGGGCGCCCGCCCGCACGCCCTGCCCGCCGTCGTGGAGTCCTGCGACACGGACGACAGCGCCCCGGGCCCGGCCTTCGAGGTCATCTACCTCCTGGAGACGGACGAGGCGGGCATCGGCCGGCTCCGTCGACGGCTCGACGCCCTGGGCGACTCGCTCGTCGTGGTCGGGGGCGACGGCCTGTGGAACGTGCACGTGCACGTCGACGACGCGGGCGCCGCGGTGGAGGCCGGGGTCGAGGCGGGACGCCCCTACCGCATCCGCATCACGCACTTCGGCGCCGCCGCCGGGCACCAGCGGGAGCGGGCGCAGCGCGCCGTCGTCGCCGTGGTCCCGGGCGAAGGTCTCGCCGGACTGTGCGCCGAGGCCGGAGCCACGACGGTGCTGGCGCGCCCCGGGGAGCCACCGGCGAGCGGCGAGCTGGTCGAGGCCATCCGGCGCGCCCACGCGCACGAGGTGGTGCTCCTGCCGAACGACGCGGAGCTGCGCCACACCGCCGCTGCCGCCGCCGAACAGGCCCGCGCCGAGGGAATCCGGGTCGCCCTCATCCCGACCAGGGCGGCCGTACAGGGCATCGCCGCCCTCGCGGTGCACGAGCCGGACCGCCGTTTCGACGAGGACGTGGTCGCCATGACCTCGGCCGCCGGCGCCACCCGCTACGCCGAACTGGCCGTCGCGGAGCGGCAGTCCTGGACCATGGCCGGCATCTGCCAGGCCGGAGACCTGCTGGGGCTGATCGACGGCGACGTCGCGGTGATCGGCACCGAACTCGCGGCCACGGCCGAGAGCGTCCTGGACCGGATGCTG
Proteins encoded in this window:
- a CDS encoding Lrp/AsnC ligand binding domain-containing protein; translated protein: MVQAYILIQTEVGKATIVAETIAKIPGVIQAEDVTGPYDVIVRAQSDTVDDLGRMVVAKVQQVDGITRTLTCPVVHL
- a CDS encoding thiamine-phosphate kinase, translating into MKGTVGELGEFGLIRELTSRLTTTPAVRLGPGDDAAVVAAPDRKVVASTDILLEGRHFRRDWSTAYDVGRKAAAQNLADIAAMGAVPTALLLGLVVPAELPVTWPTELMDGIRDECQVAGAAVVGGDVVRGETITLAITALGDLRNHEPVTRSGAQPGDVVAYTGWLGWSAAGHAVLSRGFRSPRAFVEAHRRPEPPYHAGPAAAGLGATAMTDVSDGLVADLGHIADASKVRIDLRSGLIDIPSQMNDIGQAVGVDPLQWVLTGGEDHAIVATFPPDAKLPARWKVIGEVLNPSALPQVTVDGAPWTSKGGWDHFGDTA
- the thiD gene encoding bifunctional hydroxymethylpyrimidine kinase/phosphomethylpyrimidine kinase, with the translated sequence MAISPESAAFSGPARVPARVLTVAGSDSGGGAGIQADLKTMLAFGVHGMSVLTAVTAQNSRGVQGVWEQPVDAVRAQYRSVVDDIGVQAVKTGMLSSAALVDTVAELLAGTDVPAVVDPVGVSKHGDPLLAVSALDSVRKRLLPTATVATPNLDEVAQLTGVEVRDEAGMPRAAAAVLAFGPRWVLIKGGHLPGDAVDLLTDGSEEHWLRAPRHDNRHTHGTGCTLAAAIAAGLGTGQGVVEAVVAAKRYVTGAIAAGFPLGGGIGPVDHAWRFR
- the rpmB gene encoding 50S ribosomal protein L28 — protein: MAANCDVCGKGPGFGNNISHSHRRTSRRWNPNIQRVRAVVGRTPKRLNVCTSCIKAGKVSR
- a CDS encoding DAK2 domain-containing protein, producing the protein MPQTLDAAAVRTWCSLSLDALGRDREEIDAINVYPVADGDTGTNLYLTVESAVQAVEAVFDAHATGTSVPDLPDAVRAMAHGALIGARGNSGTILAQLLRGMAEVLGEDAAGAGAGTGAGAEDGGDHLARALRRAAQLAREAVAHPVEGTILTVAAAAADAAARTASDGAGGDGAAYGSGAAVHAAYAGARVALDATPGQLAVLGRAGVVDAGGRGLLAVLAALVEAVTGDAPARVAPGARPHALPAVVESCDTDDSAPGPAFEVIYLLETDEAGIGRLRRRLDALGDSLVVVGGDGLWNVHVHVDDAGAAVEAGVEAGRPYRIRITHFGAAAGHQRERAQRAVVAVVPGEGLAGLCAEAGATTVLARPGEPPASGELVEAIRRAHAHEVVLLPNDAELRHTAAAAAEQARAEGIRVALIPTRAAVQGIAALAVHEPDRRFDEDVVAMTSAAGATRYAELAVAERQSWTMAGICQAGDLLGLIDGDVAVIGTELAATAESVLDRMLSAGGELVTLVLGEDVPDTLAERLERHVRSGHMAVDTVVYRGGRQSVPLLIGVE